From Brevinematales bacterium:
ACATTATATTCGAAGTAGTACTTCGCCAGAAAAAATAGCTCGTTCAGCATAATCAGGAACGTAAAAAACGCAAGCCCGAACAGATAGTTTGGTATGAGTTCCTTATAAAAATACAGATCGTAACGGGATAAGAAACCTTTTTTAATAGCGTCCCTTATTCTTTTCCATAGCTTCTTCAAAAACACCCCCTAACCTAAATACGATGAAATTAAGCCCACAAAATAGACTGCGTTCGCGGCGATAAAGACCAGTATCAAACCCAATGGCACCAGCATCAGCCCGAACGATTTGGAAAGCGAGAGTCTGGCCGCAATCGAGATTGCCTTGAGTTTCAGGATATAGATTAAAACTGTAGCCGAGAAACTGATAATACTATATATCGGAGCCGAAACCGAAGGAATTGTTTTTATAAGAAGCGCCGCGGGGAGAATAAAACAATACAGGAAATCAGGAAATAAAACGAGACCCGCGAGCTGTTCGGCCTTCACTTCGGGACGAGTCCGGTTGATAATAAAAAAAACCAGCGCGATAAAAATGAATAATAAGAAATAGTTCATAAACACGCGGTAGAATACATACGAGATAAAAAAGCTGAAACTTCCTATCAGCTGCCCGCCGGAGAATAACGCGTCGGCAACCGCGAACGAGACCTGTCCGATCAGGGACAGGATAATACCGATATAGAATATCCGTTCCTGGTAACGGAAATAGACTTCCTGCAGCGTCCGAAACGGCTTAACTATCAGTCCGAGCGACGCAAAAGCGATATCGTAGTTTTCAGTCATGCTTCATCCTAATGTATATATAGGTAGTACACCGGGGACATACTATTCTCGATCCCCAATCCGTCCGCGACGGGTATCAGGTTGACCGAGGCTTTCTGCGGGGGAACATTCCCCATCAGCGACGATAACATATCCATGATGTTGTTCATGTTCTGCTTGAGGTTGACCACATTGGGCTTACCCGCTATGCCCGCCAATTCGGCGGCTTTATCCACCGCATGATGGAAATCTCCGAGTTCGTCGACAAGCCCGACGGCAAACGCCTGCTGGCCGGTAAATATCCGCCCGTCGGCGATCTTCGCGAGTTGCTTCTCGCTCATCTTGCGCCCTTCGAGGACGGCGTTAAAGAACTGGCGGAACGAGTCCATGATGACCGCCTGCAGGAGGGCTTTTTCCTCCGGGGTCATCTGGCGGTAGAACGCGAGACTGTCCTTGAACTTCCCGCTTTTTATCACATTATACCCGATGCCGAATTTCTGAAAAATGCCGCTGAGGTCCATTCCGCTCATAATGACGCCGATACTCCCGGTCAGCGTGCCGGGGTTCGCGACAATCAGGTCGGCGGCGCACGCGATATAATACCCGCCCGATGCGGCAATATCGCCCATCGAGACGACCACCTTCTTACCGCTGTTTTTCAGCCGCTTGATCGCTTCGTAGATTTCCTGCGTCGCGGCGACAGTTCCGCCGGGAGAATTTATCCTGAGGATGACCGCTTTCACATTCGGGTCGTCCTCCACAGACTTCATCTGCGCGATCCATTGCTTCATCCCGGAACCCTGCCCGAACGGCGATGCATTACCGCCGCCGAACGAGATGGCCGAATCGATATCCACTACCGCGATTGTGTCAGGGCCTTTCATCATCCCGCCGCTAGCGCCGAATGACTGGGATTTTGTTAACGCCGACGAGACCACCAGGTAGATACCCGCTGCAAGCGATAAAGAGAAAAGTACGATCAGTACAATTAGCGGGCGTTTATTGTTTTCCATTAATCCTCCCTATTTCTGAAACAGCGTGTCTTTGGTGGTCGTATTGTATAACGCGAGCACCTTCCCGAACCATGCGCCGAATTCGCTATTCGTATAAATCCCGTCGATACCCGCTTTCTGAATTTCATACGAGTACTCTTCCTCGATATTATTCAGGGGTTCGCCGAATAGTTCGCTCCATTTATCGGTCGAGAACGGTACTTTCCCGAATTCGACCAGCCGGTCTTTCCCGTAACGCTCCACCACGAAACGCACGAAATCCGCCATCTGCGGGAGTGTCACCGCCTGCGAGAATACCTGATCCAACTCCTGGATATTAAAATATCGCGGGTCGTTATCCATCAGTTCCTGTACCGATATGAACAAAACCTGCTGGTAGAGATAACGGCAGATGACGCGGTATACCTGATCCATCTCCTTTCGGGTGAGCTGGAATTTCTGGAAAAGGACTTCGAAGTCGCGTATCCTGATGATACGGTATTGCTGGGATTTTAACAGTTGGGATATGAAATCGTCATGGGTAAAGCTATCCAGCACCCGTTTTTCCCATTCGTACTGGATGATTCCGAAGATGACCGCTTTATTATCGAGTGCCGCGAAATAATCCGTGCCCG
This genomic window contains:
- the sppA gene encoding signal peptide peptidase SppA, which translates into the protein MENNKRPLIVLIVLFSLSLAAGIYLVVSSALTKSQSFGASGGMMKGPDTIAVVDIDSAISFGGGNASPFGQGSGMKQWIAQMKSVEDDPNVKAVILRINSPGGTVAATQEIYEAIKRLKNSGKKVVVSMGDIAASGGYYIACAADLIVANPGTLTGSIGVIMSGMDLSGIFQKFGIGYNVIKSGKFKDSLAFYRQMTPEEKALLQAVIMDSFRQFFNAVLEGRKMSEKQLAKIADGRIFTGQQAFAVGLVDELGDFHHAVDKAAELAGIAGKPNVVNLKQNMNNIMDMLSSLMGNVPPQKASVNLIPVADGLGIENSMSPVYYLYIH